In the Pocillopora verrucosa isolate sample1 chromosome 4, ASM3666991v2, whole genome shotgun sequence genome, GTGTCCTAATGTCAtaaatatctttttgttttagatgttgctttaaattgaatttcaaaatgtaaCTGCCTGGTTATTAGTTTCAGAAATACTACAAGAATGCAAATGTAAGGGCCTTTTAGACAAGTTAATTCGTGGACTTGGTAACACAGCCAACCCTTGTATAGCAAACTGGGAACATCTGGCTTGCAGTACAGAAGTGAATGCTCCCTTTTGGACTCGGCTCAAGTGTAAATTGCCCAAAAACTACAGCCAAACTCTACAGCTCTTTGAGGTCCTGGCTGGGCATGTGTATGATGACGGGGGAGTTGTTACTATAGCAAAACTGGTTAAAGCACTGAGAGATGATAAAATAGGGCGAAACGATGTTGCTGGTATGATTGAAGCTGCATATTTGGGTAtgttaaatcatttttgcaTCTGTTGATATTGAATTAGACTGACTTGGACTGGATCTAAATTAATGGACTGATTAATAATCCTGGCATAGTCAACTTTTGCTTAATCTAAATAAACTTAtcaatttctttaaattcatGTTTAAGCATATTTCATAATGTTCAAGGGACGTTTTGTTGTGGTAGACAATCGTTCTCTGCATGGTGTATAGCAGTGCTATTGCATGGAATTGCTATAATGTGACTTGATTTTGCAAGTGTTAAGTTTTTTCAAACGTGGGTCACTCACTTTTGCAACGACATGAAcatcatggaaaaaaattctctattccaccttagaagacaattttttttcctcctgtATAATAGCATTTTTCATGGAAAACTCAgcttaaatttgaaaacactCTCAATCAGTTTATTTTACCTGTGGTCAGAAATCAAAGTATTCTTGGGTTTTAAATGCCAAAGTCTTAATTTTTATCCTGCCAAATATAAAAATTGATGGATCAATCAATACAACAACTGAAGGATACATTAGATTGAATGGAAATTAAATCAGTCATTTCATCAGGTACATATTTTACTCTTGTCATAAACTATGAATGAATATTACTTCTCAAAGGAAAAGTCTCACAAGGAGTTTTCAAGTACCACACTTTCACAGGCCGGGTCTTTAAGGTCTCGAGGTGTCACTTTTTAAATGAGCAAATATTAATATATTCCCAGCTaataaatccttttttttttccttttcctttttttttaagaaacagaTGATGGAATTTCTATACAAACATTAAATGACTTCTTGGTGTCCAATTCCAACAGTGATCTGGTTACCAAAATCATCACGAAGCTGGATGATCAGTCATCACGAGTTAACTGCAACTGGAAGCATTTAGGCATTTATTTTGGTATCAAATCTGTAACTCTGAATACAATTGAATATTGTTTTCCGCATAATCCAGCAAAGAACTTGATGGAATACCTCATTTCAGAACAGAAAGATCTCACAGTGGAAAATCTTTACcaaaaagtaaagcaaaatttgaagggaagAGCTGATGTCCTATGCAAATTAGAACCTTTCCTCAAAGGTGAATTGGTTTTTATGAATcagttttttcaataaataatttaacatctgatttattatttttattactagGTACTTTTGAATTGGAAACTTAATGTCAGTTTCAGTTAATGGCACCCAGATTAATAACACACATTAGAATAACTGAAAAGTgggttttttatttcagaagaaTGGGAGTTAATTTGTTTCAACATGAACATTGCAAAAATTTTAGACTgttcataaaatttgaaaaaaattaagtaatttgctctgaatttaaaagaatttgctctCGATTGTTTCCCTATGCAGAATTCTGCTGGGCAACCGTTTTGgcatttcagttaaaaaaaaagaaaaaattttaaaagatttagTGATGAGTGTGAGTTAATTTTTCTGTGAttagaaaagaattaaaatttagggggggggggtaattaGTGTGCATTAAGACTAAACCCctactaaaataaaaacaaataaactggTGTCCTAAATGTGGAACAAAATGCATAGGATTTAGTGCAAGTTTTTGTCATAATGTTCTTTTGGCCAGCATACTTTaagtaattttatttgtttacagGAGATGATGGCAATTGCAAACTGTTGGAAGACGTGATTAATTTAGACACTGATCTAgatgaattttacatttgtttgaacaagaaaaaagactGGAAGTACCTAGCAATTGCTTATGATATCCCTCGCAAAATCTACAAAGATTTTGATACAGAGAAGCTTAAGAGTCCTGCTGAACAGTTCTTTGAATGGCTGGTTGTGAACAAGACTAAACTAACAGTGGGTCAGCTTTGTAATGCTCTTGAACGTGTAAAGAGAAATGACTTAGTGAGAGAAATTAGGGAGTACTTTAAACCACGCCATTCTTCTCAACACTTAGCTCtatgaaaactttttcaaaccTGTCCCAAAGGCTTGTCTCATTGGATACAGGATGGGGTATTTTTTTATGAAGAGgttaactattttttttggaaCCACATCCTTTTAGTAATGAAGAGTAGAGCTCTTTTTAAAAGCTAAGCTAAGTTAGATTGCCATATTTAGTAGACTAGAGGTAATCTTTTCAAAGTACTCTCCAACAAATTTCTTTACAAGTTCAGTTAGGCATATAAAACACAGTGAAGGCCAGACTGCAAACATCTTGACTTAGAGAGGGAGGCTCAACATGTCTTTaataaccttttacaccctaatgCATTTAATTAGGTATTTATATCTCCTCAGTGATCCCTAGCTCTACGTTTCCTTTGATGACAAGTATGTGTTTAATTATCAAGATCTttttaagttggtgatcatgtccATTATTCTTTTGACCATTACATTTGACTCAatggtgatactgtaaggaaaaattagaagcCAGTTACTCTGAGGGGTTTAAAGGTTATACAACTCCAAAAGGAAAGATGTGACAAGTTTGTGTCAGACCAGCCATGAACtactttttaaaagtatttaaatgGAATAAGtcttaaatttgtattttttacttaaatgttTGTAATAAAACACTTGCATAAAATGGTGCCTTACATATTTTAGAATTGAgggataaaaaatatattatgtAGCTATACAGTTGATTTCTGCTTGTTACCTGCAATTTTATACATTCAGTGCTCCTACTGAAACCATGGCCACAAAGACAAAAACCATTTGAAAGGCTTTTCAAATACATGGAGTTCAAAGCTGATGTGAAGTTACAAATGACTCTTTTTAATACAgtttttaatattcattttttaaatcagtCAACCCAGTAATTACTGAATGCAGTGTTCAAGTCTTTCACTTTTTAAACTCCTACAACCAGCATGAATGCAGAAGTACCAAGAGGCAAATGGTTTTAGGCTGACTATCTGGGTAGTCTGAATTTCTGTAAGTGCAATCAAGATATAAAGAAAAGGTGTCTGCAGTGGGTTACTTTTCCCAGGAAATCTTAATCCATCATCATTAATCCAAGAAGGTACCATTGTCCCATTGGTTTGTGGTTTCAGGAGGCAAGATAATCTCCTGCCATGGTGCAAGTTATTTGCAAGCCTGTATGAGCtaaaatcttacatttgattttgggaggaatacaaccACATTTATAGGGTTTTATAAATTTGACcgatttttgtcaaattttgccaaaacattccaggaataatgataaataaagaaaagaaaagtcacgtaaatgatattttttattgtaaactgcagttattaagcTCTCTTGTGATGTGTAGTTTGCTAGGGTTTTAGTGAAACTAGTGCGCATATGAATTTTTTCCCAAAGGACACCCAcaaaggtgggaagtaaccttaaattGTGGAATAATCAAGTAGTCAAGTATGGTCTGACAGGCCTGACTACACAACCTAATCCAGCTGTGCTTAATCACATTTTTCTACCACAAATAAGTTTACAATCCTTTGCCAAACTCAAAAAAGCATGACTACCTAGCTTGCTTTAGATATTGTTACATTTCACTCTACCACAGGGTGCCAGAGAGAGAtacaaagttcatttttccttttcttttccttgcctTTTGGTAATCTTGTTCAGAtggtaataataaaaaattcatttttatagttttaaaaaggaaaaaaacctcaGTTTCCACCACAACTCTTCAGCACCCCCAATGCCCAGCAACGATTTAAAAGTTTTGTTAATATAGTAGATGTAATATGAGTTATTTCttcttatttattaaaattaattttcactatattaataataaaagatCATTTCTATGGCTAAAAGCTAATCAAAAATGTATAACATCTCCATTTGGGTTTTGTTTCTTGGAATAAGACTTTATCACAGTGAGAGTATTACTCctattaaataacaaaataatctGCATACTCAACCAACtcaaatgtcaaataaaaaaaaactagataCTGGATTGAAATTGCTCCAAGGAACTTAGTTTATTATCAGCCTCTGCCTGCCCAGCTTCAGGAGAATAACCATGGTGGTTGATCATAAGTCACCATTCTGAAGAAGCCAAAAATGCCGTAATGTTTTGTCCATTGATATACACTTCGAACTGTCTCTAACTTTCTCCACTTTGTCTTGGCAACACTTGCTGGCATATCTCACAGTTACAAGATGATTTCAAAAGCCTTTGAACACATCCAGCTAGGAAAGGAAAACATATGAGACCTTTAAAATTCAACCATCCCTACAAATGTGATTCTAAAATCTTCTTTTTAATTGTAAATGCTTCTGTGAGGACTTGATTCTGTTGATCTTTTCAAAACTAATTATAGAAATAAGATTGGAAGCCTGTCGTGCCAAGCCTAGAATGATGGCCTATCAAACTGACTACCTCACAACTAGCTGGTGGCAGTGGTGGGTCTGTTTGCATAATTTTATTGACAATCTTTGGCCTATTACGTGTGGTATTAAGCATTCTTTTAAGTGCCTTCTCCTACAAACTTAACCAATACTCTGTCAAGCTCCATTGCTTGTCCTTACTTTATACACAAGATAATTAAGCTGTCAAGAACCTGCAAATGATATAACTGAAACTACTCAGGTTTTAAGTGGCTTTTGGCCTTGAATGAAGGATCTGGTGTTGCAAACCTGCAGATACTATGTATATGAGTTTAGGCACAGCTGCCAATTTTGCTCTTGACTGGCTTGAGTTAATTTAATTAGTTTCATGTTTTTCACCTGAGTTGCAGGTTTTCAGCTCAGCCTGACATAGCTTGGTTGGTATGAACTAACCTTAGGGAATTGCAGACATTCTATCCTGGGTAATGTCATTTTTATCAGATTATTAGCCCTTTAAGCCCTAACctcagtatacatattcttcatactgttctcaaaATAGTTCCTGAGGGGCtttcaaggagaatttgtttcacaatcaagaacttctttagatgttgatcatttcctttatttttgtgaccttaaagtgtgatttctggggatgatattgaaaggagaaattagattctagtcactcttaaaggtCAAAGGGTGAAGGTCCTTGGCAGATTCCTTCATTGCAGTAAACTCATACGCTGATCTTCCAATGTTCCAGAGCATAGAGTCTTTGATTCattagttttgatttgtttttagaaacaggcaaacaaaaacagacaTCAAAATGATCACAGTACAATGTGCAAAACATAGAATATAATCATGCTataatttatttcctatttAATTCAACCATATTGATAATATCCACATCACCAAAATTCCATACCTGGAAGGTATTCATCCAATAACACAATGACATCAGGTCGGCTAATTTCATGTAGTGCCCATATAAAATCTACAAGGGTCAGACTTGGATTGGAACCTCCAAGACGACAAATCAATGCCTCTGTGGGACTTTGGTTTACCTCCATAGAGGGTAAAAGATCAtccaaaatttctttcttaatCTTTAATCGGTTTCCAAGATTTCTCAATCCAGAGACTGTGGTAGTGCGATTTATCTGATTGAGTAAGTCACACACCTTCTCCATGACTTCAACATCTGCAACCAACTCTTTTATCACAGAACTTTCTGTAACTACAAGGATAACAATAATCAACATGATCGCCTTAAAATTATTAATAGAAATAAACACAAATCCCACATCACTCTAACTAagtaacaaaaatttcaaaagtgaaTAAGTTAACAACAATAATATTGAAACAACACACTAAATTCAAAACTGTCCAACCCTTGCATTTTCCAGTTATTATACAGCCCTTTAGCAGACACATGAAAAGTGATGAGGgtaaagagaaaaatcaaattttccaaactaacatcatacaaattgtatggcagacagtaaggggaattactagtgagatcttgggattgaaagTGTTAAAGGtatataaaaacaaaatctaaagaagccaatgagaactcagagcaAATTGCCTGAGCAGGGTAGACACAAGAGAACAAGTCGTGATTGCAATTGGTTTGGGTTTTGAATCTGATTACCTGAGAAAGTGGTGGGAGTTTTCTGAGCCAGTCACAcagtgaagtaaagcaaaagcaaagtaTTACTGCTGTTTTGCATTTGACATATTAACTTGAAATTTGCTCCATTCAGAACTTACCCTTGGTGCTCTTTTCAATTGCTTTGATCACATCATgtcttttcaaagctttcagatgATTGATCAATTCACCAATGGTTAATTTGGGGCTTTGAACTGTTACAATTTCAAACACCTTCTCTGTTGGATTGCCAGCAGTGCAATTTTCAAACATCCTGAAAATTCTTCTTGGTATGTTCAATTTAGGAGCCAAATCTGACCATTTTTTAACTCCAGATTTCTGAATATCTAGCAGGTAGGCAAGTTCACCAATGATATCAGGATCAGTGTCGAACAGGCTGGAAACCAATGTTTTATCATTCAGTGCCAATGGATCACCTGAAAACAAAGATGTGATAGATTGTCAAATGaattttatgaatttattttttaaaatctatgaTATACATGTAATACGAATGGTAAAACCCAATAAATATTGATCTACAAAAATTAGCTACTAGAGACAATCAAGATGTTtaactaaaaatatatttgtcatGGGTCACCACCTCAGGATGggtatgtaaataaattaagtttatcaaattataaataataaacaataattatgttaatttgCTCTCTCAATAAAAgtattaaattaaagaaaataaatgttataAGTTGTTATTTATAGTATACTTTATTCAACTAGCCACTTCAAACAAACCCACATTTTTCATGTTGTACAAGCAAGTTGATAACATCATGCCTCTCAATTTTCCTTAGCCCAACTTTGAGACAACCAATTGTGACATCTGGGTCAGCAGTTTGCAAATATTCAAACATCAGCTCGGTAGGACTGAAGACTGGTTGAAATTCAAACCTCTGGTACTCTTGTTCTGAGATGCCAAAATGTTCAGCAAGGTGTTTCCAGTATTTGCAAAGGCCATATTTATACTCTTTGTCCAAACTTCGACACAGAGCCTCCAAAAGCTCCAGACAACTTTGTAAGGTCTCTTTAAGCGGGTCAGCTATTTGtaaattgataacaaaagaaaattaacatatAAATATGGACTCTCAATCGTTGtcaaaaatacaacaaattgttaattttatGAATGTGTGACTGCATGTAGTTTCAGAATTACTAattgtaaaaagttaaaagtggAAGATTGTCACTGACACATGAAAGCTTCATAATTTTTAGATACATTTAAGGCATCTCATATAAATAAGCCTCCCAATCAAAAATTTTGATTATGGTTATTATGATCAATtatgtgattggtggatttagctgagtggacttattatgattggctgcttcaactgttcGATTACAGGTATCCAATTACAGGCAACCGCCTGATTACACTGCCTGACAACAACTATACaaaatgattagtgaaaaataaagcagctaatgcaccaatcacatttgaggaaattgtaacagTTGTGATTAAGACTTTATTTGGTCCCTTTGTGTCTTAATACCTGCATCTAAACATATTTGTGCATCTGGATATTAAACAAGCTATCATTACCTAAGTTACATGTCTTTTTAGTTCCAGTTGACACAGAGATGGAGCGCTTCACTTCAGGATGCTCTTCTTTCTTTGGGTGACAAGACCCTGATAAGCTTTGTTTCCTTCCTTCACCATGAGCTCCTTCAGGCAACTCATTGTACCTtccattttggaaaagaaaaacactttcaTGGTTGTTTAGGTCAGTAGATGCTTCTTGGGCCTCAAGGCCTGTCTGAGGTAATGGGGGTTTTGGGTATTCTGGACCTCCGGGCTCTGCTGGAGCCAGTGGAATCTCTGCTGGGTTCCTCTGGATTTCTGTTGTTACTTGAGGTACCTGAGGTACCACGGCAGTTAAAAGAGGTACAGGTTTTTCCTCATTCTGCATTGTTGTTGCTCCCTGGCATTCCTGGGGTACTGATGCTTTGGTAACTGACACCTCCTGGTTTTCCAGGATTACTTGTGCTACCTGCTCCTCTCCTTCTTCCTCTGACCCATGAACTTGCTCATCTGCTGGTCCTCCTTCAACTTCTTCCTCTGAGCCTCCTGTCCATGTTTCAGGGCTTAGTTCAGGTGCTGAATGTTCTCCTGCAGGCTGATTTTCATTATCAGCAGATGGCAAATATACCGGCACATATACAACTCTGTTGGGATCTAAACTTTTGCCCAAAGATCTACAGGAGTTTTCAATTGGGGAGGCCTTTTCATCTGAAAAATAGTCAAATTGACAATGTGAAGCCACATTGCTCAGTATGAATTTCACTTAAGGGATAATTATCTGTCTAGACCTTACTACTAAATGTTCCATGAAAGCCACTAAAActaaaaaagtacaaaaatgaGAATGTAAAATGATTCCAATGGCTTACTATAAtttgtgaaatgaaatgaaatgaaagtctgtaatttgtgaaatggaaatatgctaataAGGTAAGTGTCATTATGCATTTGAGTTATTCATCGATAATTTACATTGATTACACCTGATAGACAGTACTGTTATAGTGTCGACTTACATTTCAAATTTCCCTTGTGCTCTATGGCCTAAACAACACATTGAGTTATTCACGAATGTAGTGGAGATTTTGCAAAGTTCACCAGGCagattttgcaaatcattagcatattttTCATTTGGCAGATTTAAATCTGTGACTagcaaaatggaaatatgctaatgatttgcaaaatagaaatctgaAAGCCATTTTGATGATGTGAAGTTAAGTGGAGTATTTAAGTTTTGAGCAGTAAATCTGGTTCTGAAAATTGTGTTTTTGCTCTAGGCTGCAATTCAAGGATTAAGGTTGATGTCTCCTGCATTCAGTTCTAAAAGACATTGCCTAATTTATAACAgtaactaatttaaaattgctttgaTTGAGATGAGGGCCAAATTGTTTTAGCAGTTCACATTCATGAGACAGATTctttttttggtcttttcaGATGCAAACCAGAGGGAACCAAGCTGGTCCAATCACAGCCATGGAATTCCATCCAATCACAGCTGAGCACAACAGCATAATTAGGTGATGCATACTCAAGTGACCTCATCCCCTGAAGACCACTAATAGTATGCAGTCAAAATGTTGTGATCTACATCCTGAGTGACCAtattgtgagacaaacaatcatatttctctttttaaaagtGTTGTTTACCACAATGACAAACCACAACTGTTTAATGCATACTATTTTGGAAGTGACAATCTCTAGGTTCAGTTATAGTGCTGTAGCCATGCCTAAACTGATCTTCTTTCAGGGATCAATTCAAAATTTCCTAATAGGCTCCCCTGTTCCTTTCACTTTATGGAAGACATCACCCTTTGCTGGCAACAAGCAATTTCAGAGATGTAAATCACAGAGAAAATCTAAAATTTGGAAATGTGACTTTGttatagagtttttttttaccaagactttcactcaacaaaacgagcactgtgattggttctTGGTCACGTAgccctgatcaaattcaaatataTCTCTACAGGGATACAATTGTACAAAGTAAGTTGAGATAAAGGTGTGTCTTAATTTCTGTATTACCTTTACTATTTTTGCCTGACTCCTCTTTTTTCTTACCTGACTCAccctggtgaaaaacctcacaggatctttgaggatcttcaaggattgacaaagacctgccaaagatccttaaggacaaggatctttaaaagatctttaaaggatctgtaaaagatcctcaaagatctttgtaagcaaaaacgtttgttaagatcctcaaggatttgataaagatcctcaaaggatattacaaagatcctcataaggatcctcgcaaagttcttttcaaggatctttcaagatcctcgaggatttaatgaggatcttttaaagaccttccaaagatcctttcaaggatcctattaagatctttgcaaggatccttaaggatttgatcaggatcttacaaggatcctactcaagatctttgcaagatcttttcaaggatccttcaagatcctcaaggatttaatgaggatcttttaaagacctacaaaagatcctttcaaggatcctgtaaagatctttgccaggatccttaggaatttgatcaggatcttacaaggatccttaagtcaagatctttgcaggatcttttcaaggatccttcaggattctcaaggatttaatgaggatcttttaaagaccttcaaaagaaccttttaGGGATCCTGCTAAGATCTTTGCTAAGATCCTTAAGAATTTGATTAGGAgttacaaggatcctagtcaagatctttgcatgatctgttctacaatccttcaagatcctcaaggaattgaaaaggatcttccaaataCGAACATTTCTCTGCCATGCgtgttaaattataaagtaaactACGTTCTTGCTGTCTTGTTATTTGCTTGTTATGAACGTTTCTCTGCCGTGCGTATCGAATTATAAAGTGAACTgtgttctttctgtttatatatTCTACAAAAATGAACtgtgttctttctgttttcaTACTTTACGAATGTTTCTCCGTCATGTTGTTTAaataggaaaggaaagaaaccagGGACGAAACTTCGAAACTTTAACTTATTGGCGACTACTTGTTAATGTCAATTGGTGTTTATTTAAATGTTAATAAAGATAgacattcacaaaaaaaaaagggctcctttaggagccacaaactcataaaagtcaatgaccaacagATGAACGTAACTTCTCCTTTACATAAACtaagactgggggctaatcgtccaggGACTGGGGGCTAATTGTCCaaagactgggggctaatcgtccagagactgggggctaatcgtctgAGGCTAATTGTCCAGGGGGCGAGTTGTCTGACATTCGTTTCTGAAGAAGGTGtgaatttacttggttctgtgtaaccaacttaaaaagctcttttagaggttgtcatatgaattcccgaaaacacttattttgtacctcaggatgtattagttcaattaatctgaagttttcaGGGCTGTATCCTCTTACTGAGTTGAGTTGGATAAGCGGACAGTTTCtctataagctgaattttaagtaagatattgtggaataactcacctaataatctcggtgaactttgaacgggcactgtgcccataatataaacgactccaaaagttcctcagctcatccaaaagaacgaccctagtattttgttttgacactaaaaacacttgatttcatgcaatctttgtgcagttatcttttctcaagtatacctaggtttttcacaccatgtggtggacaaattgatctgatgtcaaataacaaattagggcaacatattagttatattcagtatgtgtgattcctaagctttcctttggtatataggttaatatggttcagaaatatagtcattgaagtagtcttgtttgcctttttttcatgtttaccccctCTGTAAGAGTAGTCTGAGTCTGGTCATAGTCGAGTCCTAGACAAGTTTAACACGTCtattttggtcttcttatctttgagctggactgttgccagattttatggaaaatgaaaatcttagtactaacctaaagtctgaacagaaatagtgtaGAAGTAGTCCTACTAGAAGAGGATGGGTAATTCtcgtttagcaataaaaaaaagttttatcttcatttttttatatttggttcaatttttctttttaacttagtatgaggatttaagtatgcttattttcttgtcaaaatttcgaaggttctttaacattcttgctaagatcttcaaaagatctttcaatttattgccaagatctttaagggtcttttattttctttccaagatctttaaggatcttcaaaattttcaaaaagatccttgaagatcttggcaagaaaatgagagatcctcaaagatcttaacaagaatttggaagatcctcaaagaattttcaaagatctttaaaggatcttcaaagttcatgtaaagatctttgaagatccagacaagatcttcaaggatcttgacaggaaaatgaaagatccttaaagatcttgtcaagaaagtcaaagatcctcaaagatcttggcaagaaattaaaagatccttgaagatcttggcaagaaaatgaaagatccttgaagatcttggcaagaaaatgaaagatccttgaagatcttggcaagaaaatgaaagatccttgaagatcttggcaagaaaatgaaggatccttgaagatcttaacaagaattttgaagatcctcatgaagatcctcaagaggatcctcaaaggtcctcatgaagatcttgtaagatccttaaagatccttgaaagattttcaccagggcAGCCTGGTCGGTTGCACATGGTATTGTTCTCAAATCCTCATTAC is a window encoding:
- the LOC131795695 gene encoding uncharacterized protein isoform X4, yielding MNGMAYTDVRNEERKEDQWLLGVCRIRRKGIGRRPDETLGFGFLVKDLIIPNPTSSFKYCLITATQSIDAKDSSQSYYLEFKKLNSKVKTVPLRKIADLQEAFRAYNLLFIRLKEPPSKCYKKKESIFTYRPFELTNENQIASTDLLCVLVEDKEKSFDAIDLKIQRRTEQNSDKITFEVIEYQNVLTTRSELIRNKNRMPDGGVILMHQENKDKRFKAAGCLDFADDGSICPVFFPLIPINTCQDGSRTTNATFLGGVTVAPTLTPESAVVAGIRDATAPITVTVTAAPDHGEASENYENCFVSEILQECKCKGLLDKLIRGLGNTANPCIANWEHLACSTEVNAPFWTRLKCKLPKNYSQTLQLFEVLAGHVYDDGGVVTIAKLVKALRDDKIGRNDVADDGISIQTLNDFLVSNSNSDLVTKIITKLDDQSSRVNCNWKHLGIYFGIKSVTLNTIEYCFPHNPAKNLMEYLISEQKDLTVENLYQKVKQNLKGRADVLCKLEPFLKGDDGNCKLLEDVINLDTDLDEFYICLNKKKDWKYLAIAYDIPRKIYKDFDTEKLKSPAEQFFEWLVVNKTKLTVGQLCNALERVKRNDLVREIREYFKPRHSSQHLAL
- the LOC131795695 gene encoding uncharacterized protein isoform X3 is translated as MNGMAYTDVRNEERKEDQWLLGVCRIRRKGIGRRPDETLGFGFLVKDLIIPNPTSSFKYCLITATQSIDAKDSSQSYYLEFKKLNSKVKTVPLRKIADLQEAFRAYNLLFIRLKEPPSKCYKKKESIFTYRPFELTNENQIASTDLLCVLVEDKEKSFDAIDLKIQRRTEQNSDKITFEVIEYQNVLTTRSELIRNKNRMPDGGVILMHQENKDKRFKAAGCLDFADDGSICPVFFPLIPINTCQDGSRTTNATFLGGVTVAPTLTPESAVVAGIRDATAPITVTVTAAPDHGEASENYENCFVSEILQECKCKGLLDKLIRGLGNTANPCIANWEHLACSTEVNAPFWTRLKCKLPKNYSQTLQLFEVLAGHVYDDGGVVTIAKLVKALRDDKIGRNDVAETDDGISIQTLNDFLVSNSNSDLVTKIITKLDDQSSRVNCNWKHLGIYFGIKSVTLNTIEYCFPHNPAKNLMEYLISEQKDLTVENLYQKVKQNLKGRADVLCKLEPFLKGDDGNCKLLEDVINLDTDLDEFYICLNKKKDWKYLAIAYDIPRKIYKDFDTEKLKSPAEQFFEWLVVNKTKLTVGQLCNALERVKRNDLVREIREYFKPRHSSQHLAL
- the LOC131795695 gene encoding uncharacterized protein isoform X2, with the translated sequence MNGMAYTDVRNEERKEDQWLLGVCRIRRKGIGRRPDETLGFGFLVKDLIIPNPTSSFKYCLITATQSIDAKDSSQSYYLEFKKLNSKVKTVPLRKIADLQEAFRAYNLLFIRLKEPPSKCYKKKESIFTYRPFELTNENQIASTDLLCVLVEDKEKSFDAIDLKIQRRTEQNSDKITFEVIEYQNVLTTRSELIRNKNRMPDGGVILMHQENKDKRFKAAGCLDFADDGSICPVFFPLIPINTCQDGSRTTNATFLGGVTVAPTLTPESAVVAGIRDATAPITVTVTAAPDHGEASENYENCFVSEILQECKCKGLLDKLIRGLGNTANPCIANWEHLACSTEVNAPFWTRLKCKLPKNYSQTLQLFEVLAGHVYDDGGVVTIAKLVKALRDDKIGRNDVAGMIEAAYLDDGISIQTLNDFLVSNSNSDLVTKIITKLDDQSSRVNCNWKHLGIYFGIKSVTLNTIEYCFPHNPAKNLMEYLISEQKDLTVENLYQKVKQNLKGRADVLCKLEPFLKGDDGNCKLLEDVINLDTDLDEFYICLNKKKDWKYLAIAYDIPRKIYKDFDTEKLKSPAEQFFEWLVVNKTKLTVGQLCNALERVKRNDLVREIREYFKPRHSSQHLAL
- the LOC131795695 gene encoding uncharacterized protein isoform X1, whose product is MNGMAYTDVRNEERKEDQWLLGVCRIRRKGIGRRPDETLGFGFLVKDLIIPNPTSSFKYCLITATQSIDAKDSSQSYYLEFKKLNSKVKTVPLRKIADLQEAFRAYNLLFIRLKEPPSKCYKKKESIFTYRPFELTNENQIASTDLLCVLVEDKEKSFDAIDLKIQRRTEQNSDKITFEVIEYQNVLTTRSELIRNKNRMPDGGVILMHQENKDKRFKAAGCLDFADDGSICPVFFPLIPINTCQDGSRTTNATFLGGVTVAPTLTPESAVVAGIRDATAPITVTVTAAPDHGEASENYENCFVSEILQECKCKGLLDKLIRGLGNTANPCIANWEHLACSTEVNAPFWTRLKCKLPKNYSQTLQLFEVLAGHVYDDGGVVTIAKLVKALRDDKIGRNDVAGMIEAAYLETDDGISIQTLNDFLVSNSNSDLVTKIITKLDDQSSRVNCNWKHLGIYFGIKSVTLNTIEYCFPHNPAKNLMEYLISEQKDLTVENLYQKVKQNLKGRADVLCKLEPFLKGDDGNCKLLEDVINLDTDLDEFYICLNKKKDWKYLAIAYDIPRKIYKDFDTEKLKSPAEQFFEWLVVNKTKLTVGQLCNALERVKRNDLVREIREYFKPRHSSQHLAL